In one window of Drosophila innubila isolate TH190305 chromosome 2L unlocalized genomic scaffold, UK_Dinn_1.0 4_B_2L, whole genome shotgun sequence DNA:
- the LOC117779526 gene encoding galectin-8 gives MNIYKGTRTIALRRDLDAMSMYYQERSSAGQHTYFKLHEPPRTGLSFIFHGVILSDCEHFAIDFRSRQKDENNDDSCDILLQIGPRLPQKYIVRNFRLMGKWGPEESSSNLPFQLKRGKSFWMQVLLTSESFYISVNGYHFATYGYHMPYRWLDSVDVCGDVSDILIHTFYVTEYPIRVIRTITHFLSFNNRESKDYPTMPLDWLRIDVPSKFLRHKSLSRTEAHLSLPFYGRIADDVKLTDGRALRIEGRVRIMPHRFSVALQRGFNIWPQPTVSLLFRPSFIRNSRAKVGQAIIARSAFINGAWVNREVSRTHTYLKPGKAFVIIIACRKNFYEVSVNNKLLLTYKHQMNPADIDIVNIRGDVKIWNVVVETARVSRGKSGILSLIGISRSAIK, from the exons ATGAATATCTACAAAGGTACTCGGACCATTGCCTTGCGGCGCGATTTGGATGCTATGTCCATGTACTATCAGGAAAGAAGCTCCGCTGGTCAGCACACATACTTTAAGCTGCATGAGCCGCCAAGGACTGGGCTCAGTTTCATATTTCACGGTGTAATTCTAAGCGACTGTGAACACTTTGCTATAGATTTTCGCAGCAGGCAGAAGGACGAAAATAACGACGATAGTTGTGATATTCTTCTGCAGATTGGACCACGTCTTCCGCAAAAGTATATAGTGCGCAACTTTCGTCTAATGGGAAAGTGGGGCCCCGAAGAAAGTTCATCGAACTTGCCATTTCAATTGAAACGTGGAAAATCTTTCTGGATGCAGGTGCTGCTTACAAGCGaatcattttatatttcgGTAAATGGTTATCACTTTGCAACATATGGTTATCATATGCCATATAGATGGTTGGATTCTGTAGATGTATGTGGCGATGTCTCCGATATTCTAATACATACCTTCTACGTGACGGAGTATCCAATTCGTGTTATCCGTACAATAACTCACTTTCTGTCCTTTAATAATCGTGAATCTAAAGATTATCCTACTATGCCTTTGGATTGGTTACGTATTGATGTTCCATCAAAATTTCTAAGGCATAAAAGTCTCTCTCGAACTGAAGCCCATTTGTCGTTACCATTCTACGGTCGTATCGCAGATGATGTAAAACTGACTGATGGTCGAGCTTTGCGCATTGAAGGTCGAGTCCGCATTATGCCACACAGGTTCAGCGTGGCTTTACAGCGTGGATTTAACATCTGGCCTCAGCCGACTGTATCGTTATTATTTAGGCCTAGTTTTATACGAAATAGTCGCGCCAAGGTGGGACAAGCCATTATTGCCAGGAGCGCTTTTATAAATGGTGCGTGGGTGAATCGTGAAGTATCTCGTACGCATACATATTTGAAGCCAGGAAAAGCATTTGTAATTATCATTGCCTGTAGAAAGAATTTCTATGAAGTATCtgtaaataacaaattgttgCTGACTTACAAACATCAGATGAATCCCGCTGACATCGATATTGTGAACATACGAGGGGATGTAAAGATCTGGAATGTTGTCGTTGAGACTGCGAGAGTTTCACGTGGTAAATCTG gtATATTATCTTTAATTGGCATTAGTCGAAGTgcgattaaataa
- the LOC117779525 gene encoding galectin-9 isoform X2, with protein MRCCCGNRKHAANCYSSSGNYDHICGSDDETSYYEYSDALPKYHIDQIGQLGEGVSFTFSGKVSVNCERFSINFVYNNETRDVALHINPRLPQNYIVRNTKVNEVWGREEVSSALPFLLSRGEKFTIQVLITDACYMISINGQHFAEYPHRLPYDAVEILEVKGDVEDVQMERTTVQSYPKRFPESSARAIDVQLDAETDEVDANVKETVNIPHEWCLISTSAKLSDSESPKSNHSAADQGLTLPYYGALMPESLREGRCIKIEGRVRLLPHSFYINLQQGQNIWPHPIIAFHFNPRFSQTSSGAIGKAVVCRNAWYNGSWAKEERSELDTNLRPGRTFTLAIVCTKDSFEVYVNRQFITEFKYHVKPDMVDTVYIQGDVKLWNVTLEHNPMIRGRNVRIYHNPMYADVF; from the exons ATGAGATGCTGTTGTGGAAATCGTAAGCATGCAGCTAATTGTTATAGTAGCAGTGGTAATTACGATCATATTTGTGGCTCCGATGATGAG aCTTCCTATTATGAATATTCGGATGCGTTGCCCAAGTACCATATTGATCAAATTGGCCAACTTGGAGAAGGTGTTAGCTTTACCTTCAGCGGCAAAGTCTCCGTTAATTGCGAAAG ATTTTCTATTAACTTTGTGTACAACAATGAGACACGGGATGTCGCTCTTCACATAAATCCTCGTCTTCCACAAAACTATATTGTACGCAACACGAAAGTCAACGAGGTTTGGGGCCGTGAAGAAGTTTCTTCAGCACTGCCATTTTTGCTTAGCCGTGGTGAAAAATTCACAATTCAAGTGCTTATCACGGACGCCtgttacatgatatcgataaatgGTCAACATTTTGCCGAGTATCCCCACCGTCTGCCCTACGACGCTGTTGAAATACTAGAGGTCAAAGGTGACGTCGAGGATGTACAAATGGAGCGTACCACAGTTCAGAGCTATCCGAAACGTTTTCCCGAATCTTCAGCGCGAGCTATTGATGTACAACTGGATGCAGAAACGGATGAGGTTGATGCCAATGTTAAGGAGACTGTCAATATACCACATGAGTGGTGTTTAATCAGCACTTCGGCTAAACTGTCAGACTCAGAATCGCCAAAAAGCAATCACAGTGCAGCTGATCAGGGTCTAACACTACCATATTATGGCGCTCTGATGCCGGAATCGTTAAGGGAAGGCCgatgcatcaaaattgaaggCCGTGTACGTCTGTTGCCTCACTCGTTTTACATCAATTTGCAACAGGGCCAGAATATTTGGCCACATCCAATAATTGCATTCCATTTCAATCCACGTTTCTCGCAAACTAGCAGTGGGGCTATTGGCAAAGCCGTAGTTTGCCGCAACGCTTGGTATAATGGTAGTTGGGCTAAAGAGGAACGCTCTGAGTTGGATACAAATCTTCGACCCGGCCGCACATTTACCTTGGCAATTGTATGCACCAAAGATTCTTTTGAAGTGTATGTCAATCGTCAGTTTATTACCGAGTTTAAGTATCACGTGAAGCCAGACATGGTGGATACGGTTTATATACAGGGCGATGTAAAACTTTGGAATGTCACCCTGGAACATAATCCAATGATTAGGGGCAGAAATGTACGCATCTATCATAATCCTATGTACGCAGATGTGTTTTAG
- the LOC117779525 gene encoding galectin-9 isoform X3, with the protein MCFKLLCRKLFCCCHQPKKGGLNETSYYEYSDALPKYHIDQIGQLGEGVSFTFSGKVSVNCERFSINFVYNNETRDVALHINPRLPQNYIVRNTKVNEVWGREEVSSALPFLLSRGEKFTIQVLITDACYMISINGQHFAEYPHRLPYDAVEILEVKGDVEDVQMERTTVQSYPKRFPESSARAIDVQLDAETDEVDANVKETVNIPHEWCLISTSAKLSDSESPKSNHSAADQGLTLPYYGALMPESLREGRCIKIEGRVRLLPHSFYINLQQGQNIWPHPIIAFHFNPRFSQTSSGAIGKAVVCRNAWYNGSWAKEERSELDTNLRPGRTFTLAIVCTKDSFEVYVNRQFITEFKYHVKPDMVDTVYIQGDVKLWNVTLEHNPMIRGRNVRIYHNPMYADVF; encoded by the exons atgtgttttaagCTCCTTTGTAGAAAACTcttctgttgttgtcatcAGCCAAAAAAGGGTGGCTTAAATGAG aCTTCCTATTATGAATATTCGGATGCGTTGCCCAAGTACCATATTGATCAAATTGGCCAACTTGGAGAAGGTGTTAGCTTTACCTTCAGCGGCAAAGTCTCCGTTAATTGCGAAAG ATTTTCTATTAACTTTGTGTACAACAATGAGACACGGGATGTCGCTCTTCACATAAATCCTCGTCTTCCACAAAACTATATTGTACGCAACACGAAAGTCAACGAGGTTTGGGGCCGTGAAGAAGTTTCTTCAGCACTGCCATTTTTGCTTAGCCGTGGTGAAAAATTCACAATTCAAGTGCTTATCACGGACGCCtgttacatgatatcgataaatgGTCAACATTTTGCCGAGTATCCCCACCGTCTGCCCTACGACGCTGTTGAAATACTAGAGGTCAAAGGTGACGTCGAGGATGTACAAATGGAGCGTACCACAGTTCAGAGCTATCCGAAACGTTTTCCCGAATCTTCAGCGCGAGCTATTGATGTACAACTGGATGCAGAAACGGATGAGGTTGATGCCAATGTTAAGGAGACTGTCAATATACCACATGAGTGGTGTTTAATCAGCACTTCGGCTAAACTGTCAGACTCAGAATCGCCAAAAAGCAATCACAGTGCAGCTGATCAGGGTCTAACACTACCATATTATGGCGCTCTGATGCCGGAATCGTTAAGGGAAGGCCgatgcatcaaaattgaaggCCGTGTACGTCTGTTGCCTCACTCGTTTTACATCAATTTGCAACAGGGCCAGAATATTTGGCCACATCCAATAATTGCATTCCATTTCAATCCACGTTTCTCGCAAACTAGCAGTGGGGCTATTGGCAAAGCCGTAGTTTGCCGCAACGCTTGGTATAATGGTAGTTGGGCTAAAGAGGAACGCTCTGAGTTGGATACAAATCTTCGACCCGGCCGCACATTTACCTTGGCAATTGTATGCACCAAAGATTCTTTTGAAGTGTATGTCAATCGTCAGTTTATTACCGAGTTTAAGTATCACGTGAAGCCAGACATGGTGGATACGGTTTATATACAGGGCGATGTAAAACTTTGGAATGTCACCCTGGAACATAATCCAATGATTAGGGGCAGAAATGTACGCATCTATCATAATCCTATGTACGCAGATGTGTTTTAG
- the LOC117779525 gene encoding galectin-9 isoform X1 — protein MTALTLLLRELYDLSDAFWHNRFNLSRSLHYYRTKCRLQLFHFHCRKHWLRHYKSNPPVNNQKEDSMQHARNTDIDFAAIEAGACYQAIEHFDRQQMNYLSDIEIVDGKEFQTSYYEYSDALPKYHIDQIGQLGEGVSFTFSGKVSVNCERFSINFVYNNETRDVALHINPRLPQNYIVRNTKVNEVWGREEVSSALPFLLSRGEKFTIQVLITDACYMISINGQHFAEYPHRLPYDAVEILEVKGDVEDVQMERTTVQSYPKRFPESSARAIDVQLDAETDEVDANVKETVNIPHEWCLISTSAKLSDSESPKSNHSAADQGLTLPYYGALMPESLREGRCIKIEGRVRLLPHSFYINLQQGQNIWPHPIIAFHFNPRFSQTSSGAIGKAVVCRNAWYNGSWAKEERSELDTNLRPGRTFTLAIVCTKDSFEVYVNRQFITEFKYHVKPDMVDTVYIQGDVKLWNVTLEHNPMIRGRNVRIYHNPMYADVF, from the exons ATGACAGCATTAACGTTGCTACTACGTGAGCTGTACGATCTGTCGGATGCATTTTGGCACAATAGATTCAATTTATCCCGAAGTTTACATTACTATCGTACAAAGTGTCGGCTACAgttgtttcattttcattgtcgCAAGCACTGGTTGCGTCACTATAAGAGCAATCCGCCGGTCAACAATCAAAAAGAAGACAGCATGCAACATGCTAGGAACACAGACATCGATTTTGCAGCCATTGAGGCGGGTGCGTGTTATCAGGCCATTGAGCATTTTGACCGCCAGCAAATGAATTACTTGAGTGACATCGAAATTGTTGATGGCAAGGAGTTTCAA aCTTCCTATTATGAATATTCGGATGCGTTGCCCAAGTACCATATTGATCAAATTGGCCAACTTGGAGAAGGTGTTAGCTTTACCTTCAGCGGCAAAGTCTCCGTTAATTGCGAAAG ATTTTCTATTAACTTTGTGTACAACAATGAGACACGGGATGTCGCTCTTCACATAAATCCTCGTCTTCCACAAAACTATATTGTACGCAACACGAAAGTCAACGAGGTTTGGGGCCGTGAAGAAGTTTCTTCAGCACTGCCATTTTTGCTTAGCCGTGGTGAAAAATTCACAATTCAAGTGCTTATCACGGACGCCtgttacatgatatcgataaatgGTCAACATTTTGCCGAGTATCCCCACCGTCTGCCCTACGACGCTGTTGAAATACTAGAGGTCAAAGGTGACGTCGAGGATGTACAAATGGAGCGTACCACAGTTCAGAGCTATCCGAAACGTTTTCCCGAATCTTCAGCGCGAGCTATTGATGTACAACTGGATGCAGAAACGGATGAGGTTGATGCCAATGTTAAGGAGACTGTCAATATACCACATGAGTGGTGTTTAATCAGCACTTCGGCTAAACTGTCAGACTCAGAATCGCCAAAAAGCAATCACAGTGCAGCTGATCAGGGTCTAACACTACCATATTATGGCGCTCTGATGCCGGAATCGTTAAGGGAAGGCCgatgcatcaaaattgaaggCCGTGTACGTCTGTTGCCTCACTCGTTTTACATCAATTTGCAACAGGGCCAGAATATTTGGCCACATCCAATAATTGCATTCCATTTCAATCCACGTTTCTCGCAAACTAGCAGTGGGGCTATTGGCAAAGCCGTAGTTTGCCGCAACGCTTGGTATAATGGTAGTTGGGCTAAAGAGGAACGCTCTGAGTTGGATACAAATCTTCGACCCGGCCGCACATTTACCTTGGCAATTGTATGCACCAAAGATTCTTTTGAAGTGTATGTCAATCGTCAGTTTATTACCGAGTTTAAGTATCACGTGAAGCCAGACATGGTGGATACGGTTTATATACAGGGCGATGTAAAACTTTGGAATGTCACCCTGGAACATAATCCAATGATTAGGGGCAGAAATGTACGCATCTATCATAATCCTATGTACGCAGATGTGTTTTAG